CCGGGGCGCCGTTGAATATGAAAACGATTCAGAATGATATCGAAAACCTGTACTTTACGTACTGGTTTGACGATATCAAAGGTGGACAAAGCGTTGGCGATCGGCCAGAAGTCGTCGATATCACCCTGAATTTCAAAGAAGCTCGTACTGCGCAAATCAACGCTGGCGTTGCCTTGGATCCGCAAAGCCGGCTTGTTGGCACCGCCAGCTACACCGAATCGAATTTCCGCGGCATGGGGCAAACCGTGGGCGCAGAATTTGAAATGGCAACCGTCGGCGGGGGGCTCAGCGCCCAGTTCGTCTTTGGCAACCGGTTTTACGACCGCAAAGACACGGCGATGCAGTTTAAGATTTTCTCGACGGTGCAATACAACTTCACCGGGAACGGGTTTGTCGGTTCGGGCAGTTCGGCCGACAGCCAATTCGATGAACGCCAAACCGGATTTTCGCTCAACTTCAACCGACCCTATGGGGAGCGGTACCGGGCCAACGTTGGCTTGACGGCCCGCAACAATCGCACGATCAACTTGACTTCAACAACGACGGGCGACATCGTCCAGCAAGATGGCGACCTCGTCACCTTGCAAATCGGCGGAACTTACAGCACGGCCCAACCCTATGCCGAGCCTGTTCAAGGCGACACTATCCAACTGCTCTTGGAACCTGGCTATAGCAACATCACCAAGATCGGTGGGAACGTCGCCAAGTTCTCGGACACATTGGGCAAGTCGACGTTCCTCCGCTCCACCCTCACGGTTAAAAAGTATTGGTCCAAGTCGCCCACCTTGGCCCCGGATGAAACGCCGGAAATTGGATTGGCCAAGCCCCGTCCCGTTTTGGCTTTCAAATTCGAACTCGGGCACCTCAGCGGCACCGTACCGTTCTTCGAGCAGCTGTTTGTCGGCGGGGCGAGCTCCCTGCGCGGCTATCCCAACCAGCGGTTCTGGGGGAGCACATCCATGCTGACCACCTTGGAGTACCGGTATCCGATCCAGAAATCCTTCAACATCATCGGGTTCACCGATTGGGGTGGGGCATGGGGCGGTTACGGCGTCATCAACAACTTCGAACAATCGGACTCTCCGCGGCTGCACTTTGGCTACGGCGTTGGGCTCGGGTTCCGCGTCCCCGGACTCGGCTCGATCCGCGTAGACCTCGCGTTCGACGAAAAAGGGAGCAACCGGACCCACTTCACCGTGGGATCCAGCTTCTAACAAACGGATAAAGACAAGAAAATGAACAAGAACTTATCAGGATTGGGCTGGCTAGTGGCGGGGGTCATGGCCATGACCATGTTCGCTTCCGGCTTCCAAGCGGGACAGAACAAAATGGCCGTCGTCGATATGCAGCGCATCCTGTCCGAATCCAAAGCCGGCAAAAAAGTGCGCGACGACATGACGGTCCAAGTCAACTTGCGCCAAGGACTGCTTGAGTTCGTGAACCTCAACAAGGTCATCACGCCCGAGCAAGCCACCAAGCTGGAATCGCTGACCCTCAAAGATTCCCCTACCCAAGCGGACAAAGATGAGCTCGAAAAGCTCAAGACAGAAATCCGGAACGAGAGTAAGAAATTTGAGAGCCTGATGCAAAAACCCTCTCTCTCCGACGCGGAAAGGGCCGAATTTAACAAGCTCGCCGACCTCCGCCGCGGTTCCGATGCCTTGTTGAACGACTGGAACCAAAAATTTTCCCAACAGCTGACCAACATGCAAGACGACATGCTTGCAAACGTGCTCAAAAAGGCCCGCGACGCGGCGCAAGGGGTCGGCAAAAAGGACGGATATACCGTGATCTTCCCGACCACGGTTGCAGTTTATGCTTCCAACGATATCACCGATGCGGCCATCAAAGCCGTGGATGAATCCAACTAAAGGGTTTGGACTTGTCTTGATCCTGATCGCGTTTGGGGGCTGTGCGCCAGCCCCCAAACAAGTTTGGATCGACCTGGCGCAATTCAAGCCAGACGCCCAAGAACGATCTGCCCGTGTGGATGGCCCCCAGATTCCGACCAAGCAAGGCGGATTGGCGGCGTCTATGCAATCTAGACCCGTGCGGCACCTCCAAGAATCGGAAGGGGCCGCCCTTTGGGCAGAGGCATTAGAAACCCTCCGCGCCAACCGGGAAAGGAGCCGGGAGAGGTTGCAGCGCGACCTGGAGCGCAAATATCTTGGTGAAGAACGGGCAAAGGTGATCGAAGCCGAAAAGCAAGCCGAGCTGGAAGACGACGCCAACTGGCAGGCAACCCTGGCCAAGGCCCGGTCGTTGGTGGAGGACTACGCGGCACGACGTGCTGATTTCGCCGTCGACCTTGCCGCCCGGATCGGATTCCCCGACAATGGGCAGGCGCCGCCGCCAGCCCGGAGCGAAGCCATCTACCGGGAATGGCGCGAGCAAAAGATCGCCACCATCCGAGGGGAGATCCAAACCCTCGACGACGAATTCCAGGCCAAGCTCGGCGAGGTGTTGGGTGCCTATGAATCGGGTGTGCGCGACCGGAGGGCTCGACTCAAAGAGCTCGATTACGCTGCCGACCAAGCGGGGGTCGCCCGGGCAGCCGAAGACGCCGACAAGGCGATCCGGGAGGTCATGGGGCAAGTCGACGCCGCAGTTCCGGAACTGAGCCGGGAGCTTGCGGCACTCCCCGCAAAAAACCTGACCGGGAAGGGGCCCGCGGCTCTTCAACCAGGTTTCGCGACAGCGGTCTGGCAAAAGGGGCTCACCCAGAAGGAAATCGAGAAATATGCCAAGGTGTTCCTAGATTCGAAGGGATACCGCATGGTGAAAGACCGCCGGGCCCACGATGCAACCGAGGAGTTCCGGGAATGGCTGAATCGCAACGCCGTTACACGTTGAGTCAACTTGCCGAGATGGTCGGCGGGGAGATGGTTGGCCCGGCCGACCTCGTGATCCACCGGCCGGTTCCGGCGGATTCTGATGACGACACCGGAATCTCGTTTGCAGAGAACGAAAAATTCCTGCGCACCGCCTTGGATTCTGGGATTGCGGCCCTCTTGGTTCCGGCTGAGACCCCATCGATTTCCAAACCATGCATCCGGGTCGCCCACCCCCGCATGGCATTTGGAATCGTGTTGGCCGCTTACGAACGCCAACGGGAACTCCTGGGAATCGACCCCACAGCGAGGATCCACGAGTCGGCCCAGATCGACCCCACGGCCGCGATCGGTCCCTATGCCGTCGTAGAGGCCGACGCCCAAGTCGGTCCGCAATGCCGGGTCATGTCCCACGCCGTCATCGGCCCCGGATGCCGGCTAGGCGAAGCCTGTGATGTGTTTCCGCATGCCGTGCTGGTGCAAGATGTCACCCTGGGCCGCCGCTGCCGAATCCATCCTGGCGCGGTAATCGGGTCGGACGGATTCGGATATTTTTGGAACGGCAAAGCTCAACAAAAAGTCCCGCAGGCGGGTGGCGTCATCCTGGGAGACGATGTGGAAGTCGGGGCCAATTCCTGTATCGACCGGGCGACTTGCGGGGATACGGTTATCGCCAACGGAGTCAAAATCGACAACTTGGTCCAGATCGGTCACAACTGCCGCATTGGCGCCCACACCGTCATGGCCAGCCAAGTTGGGATCAGCGGAAGCACAGTCATCGGCGAGCGCAATGTTTTTGGCGGCCAAGCCGCCACCAGCGACCACGTCACCGTTGGCAACGACATGGTTTTTGGGGGAAGATCCGGCGTGATGGGGGACATGGACACCCCCGGACAATATTTTGGGACTCCACCCGTGCCCCTTTCCACGGCCATGCGCGTCTTGGCCCTGCAGGGCAGGCTGCCCGACCTTTATAAGCGGATGAGGGAGCTGGAAAAGCAGATTGAGGAGCTGAAGGGTGCTGCGGGCCTATAACCGGCAAACCGTATCCGGCACAGTCAGGATCGAAGGGCCGGGTCTGCATTCGGGAGCGTCAGCTGCCGCCAGCATCGGGCCGGGCGATGCAGGGATCCGATTCCGTGAACCGGACGGCGATTGGGTCGCGGCCGCACCAGAGAACGTCACCGACACATCCCGCTGCACGCGGCTCGGCGCGATTTCAACCATCGAGCACCTCATGGCTGCGTTTGCCGGGCTGGAGGTCACTGACGCCGATGTCGTCGTCGAGGGAGGGGAACTCCCTGCCGCCGCGGGCTGCGCAACTCCTTATGTCGAGGCAATCCGATCCGCTGGGTTGACGGGTTGCGGGATATTGGAAATCGAAGGGCCGTTTGCCCGGATCTTTTTGCAGGAACTCCCCACCAAGTTCGCCGTCGGGCTTGGCGAAGGGTGGTGGCGGAGCATCTACGTGAGGGATGGTGAGTTCATCGGCCGCCAAGAGTTTGAAGTCGAGCTCAATCCGGAGTCTTTTGCCAACGAAGTGGCCCCGGCGCGGACTTTTGTGCTCGAATCAGAAATTGAAGTCGCCAAACAATATGGTCTTGGCCAAGGGCTCGACGGAGAAAGTTGCCTCGCCATTGGACCGCTCGGCTACTTGAACTCCGCCCGGTTCCCAGACGAGCCGGCGCGGCACAAGCTGCTCGATTGCATCGGCGACATGTACCTTGCTGGAGTTCCGGTTGCCCATTTGGACGTTGTGGCCGAATACACCGGCCACAAATGGAATGTCGAAGCCGCTCGAAAGCTTGCCGCCGCCGTCCGGATCAATCGGACGTAAGCACCCGTTCGGCCAAGACGAGGGCAGCGTAGTCGTCAATGGCTTCCGGTGGCACCTGCAGAGTGGCCGGGAGCAGTTTTCTCCAGCCCCGACGGGGGTTATGCTCCCAATAGCGCTCGCGGGCGATCATCGTGGTGTCCCTTTCATCCACAACCAAAATGCCGATGCTCGGCATTTTTTCACGCAGGGCATCAACAACGGCACGCGACCGCGTACCGTTGCCCACCACGATCAATCCGAATGGGTGGCTGCCTTGCAATTCGGCGGCCCGGGCTGGCAGTTCGACGGTCGGGACGATCGCATGCCAATCCAAATGCAGATGATCCATCCCATCGCGGCGGACAAGGGCCATCCCGCATTTGCTGCTTCCAGGATCTATCGCTAAAATTGTTTTCTCGCCGGTCATTGCCGCCGGGATCGATTGTGGCTGATCGGGCTTTTGGCCGCCTGGGTCAGGGCCGCAACCGGTAGGTGAATTGGATCCGGTCGGCCCGGTAGGTTTCCTTGGCCGCCATCAATTGCAGCCGCAAAGGGATCCCGGCTTCCTTGATCTCCAAAGCAATGGCAATGATGCGATCCGTGTCGAGCGACCCATATGGCTGGTCGGACCCGACAACGGGGATCATTTTCTTTTGGGAGAGGGTTTTTGGCAGCTCTTTGCCGATTTGGGCTGCGATCTGGGCGACGATATCTGGGACGGATTTCCGCCCGTCGATTTGCAGAGAGACGACCAAATCACCCTGATCGTAAACCTTGAGATTTTCGAACACGTGGATTTCGATCGGGACAAAATCGCCTTCAAACGAATTGAGCTTGGCCGTGGCGACAACCAGAGATTCGACGGGATGCCCGGCAATGCCATCGGCTAAGGCCTCCCATTGGTCTTGGGGGGAAATTGGTTTCGGGTGCGTATAGTCGGGCAATAGGTCGGCGATCCGGCCATCGATGTCTTCTTTTGCGCCCGCCTCGCGCGCGGCCTCCCGGAGCTGGCGCTTGAATCCTTCAACGGCCCGCAACGAATCGCCAAGGCTCATATTTGCCGGCAATACCGCCCGGTAAACCTCGGCTCCGATCGGGAAAATCAGCGCATTGTTGAGCGTGTATTTCAACTTGAGGTTCGCCCCGGTCTCCCCTTGAGCCGCCGCTTCCATGGCATTCCGGCTGCGTTGCAAGTCGGCCAAAGTCTTGGACAATTCCGTTTCGGCCTTCTTGAGTTCTTGGCGATAGGTTTCCAACTGGCTGTTGAATTTGGCGTCGGCCTCATTGCTGGCCTTGATGAGGGCGTTGTATTCCTCGTTGATTTGGCTGATCTGCTTTTGCAGAGCCTCGGCCTTTTTTTCCAAGTCAAGTGCTTCTTTGGTCAGTTCCAGGTTCCGTTCTTGAATCGCCTGGTTGTTGTTGGTGAGCACGCCCTGTTGAGTGAGCGACTTTTTGATTTCCTCCTCAACTTTCACCTTCTCCGACTGCGTGGTCTTCAGTTCGGAGTTGACGGACTTCAATTCACCGGTGAGCCGCGAGAATTTTTTCAACAGGTCTTTCCCCTTGCGGTCGAGGTCTTTGTTCTTCGAGTTCAAGGTCATTTGCTCGATCTGGGCATCCTTGAGCTCTTGGTTCTTCTTTTGAATGTCGGTTGTGAGCGCTTGGCGTTCGCCTTCCACCGATTTCAACCGGTTGCGGGTTTCCTGGACGCTGAGTTGGGCATTGCTCAGGTCGGCTTTGGTTGTGGCCAGTTTTTCTTCGGTGAGTTTGCGCTCAGTGATCCAACTGCGCACGGGTTGGGAAAGCAAAAACAGCGCGCCAATCGTCAGGGCCGTACCCAATGCCCCAGCCAGAAAGGTGACCAGCGAGGCCACTTGCCGGGGACGAAGCTTCCAGGCTTTGAGCTTCTTTTTGCCGATGGCCATCCCGATCTTGTCGCCGTAATACGCGACAAGCCCGCCCACCAAAACCATTGCCAGCAAGAAGAGGATTGGGACGGCATCCATCGTTACTGCTGGTTCTTCCTCCTGATCAGCTCAATCGCCACAATACCCCCCACCAAGACTGGACCAAAACTGGCCAGCCACGCGGGGATCGCCCCGCCCTGAGCCATGATGCTCAGCGCATTCGTAACCAGCATGTAGCCGAAAATGATGATCACGCTCAACCAGAAACCGGTCGCCGTGCCTGCACGGTGATTGCGAATACCGAGCGGGGCCCCGACCAAGCCAAAAATCAACGCGGCCAAAGGCAGGGAAAACTTGTTCCAATAACCGAACTCCCAGTTGATGCGAGTTGCCTTATCCATATCCGAGGTGGTTTCAAGGATATGACGGATTTCGTGGGACGAGCGAGTGTCAAGGTCTTGTTCGGTCCCAGCGCTCATGTCTTTGGGGCTCTCTGTCGGGCGGACCGTGCCTTCTGGCCAAATGCCATCGGCCACGTCAACGGTGATGCGGTTGCCGGCATTCAAAAAATGCAGGCGGGAGCGGCCATAAATTTGCCATTTGTCCAATGTGTCAAACATCAGTTTGGGAACTTCCAATACCGATTCAACTTGACCATCCGGGCTCAGCTTGAGGATCTTGGCGTTTGTCAGGGTGCCGTCAGCAAGGCTGTAATCTTCCGCCACCACGTAGCCGGCCAATTTCCCTTTTTCCGAAATCGGGCGGCTTGTGGGGCGCTTTTGGGAGGTGTCGATGCTCTTTTCAACCGTCTGTCGCATGGCCGAGGCTTGGTAGCTGGCCCCCGGCACCACGTAATCGGTGAAGGCATAGGTCAGCAGCGAGACCATAAGCCCAAAGGCGGCAACGGGTGCCATGATGCGCACCACACTCACCCCGCCAGCCCGCAAGGCGACGATTTCGCTATCTCCGCTCAGGCGTCCAAAGGCCAGCAAGGTGCCGAGCAACATGGCCATGCTGAACGTTTTGGCCAAGATCCCAGGCAAAAGCAGCGCAGTGAGTTTGATCACCAGGAACAGGGGGATACCCAAGCTCAAAAACCGCGTGAACGTGAAGAGGAACGAACCGGCCATGATGAGCACGGTGAAGATGGCAACCCCGAAAACCCAAGGGCCGAAAATTTCGCCGATGATCAGGCGGTCAATCTTTTTCATGCTCTTCCGGGGCGTCTTGGTGGGAGCGAACTGGCCGGGGCCCCCGGTCTTTGGCGATCTGGTCGTAGCCTTGGCCTAAGTAATGTTTGCGGACCAGCTCGTTGGCGCGGATGGCGGATTGATCGCCAGTCGCGATGATCTTGCCGTCCACCAAAATGTAGTTCCGGTCCGTGATGTTGAGCGTGGCTTCCACGTTGTGGTCGGTGATCAGGATGCCAATGCCCTTTGCGGCCAAGCGGGCGATGATGTGCTGCAGTTCTTCGATGGTCACCGGGTCAATCCCTGTGAACGGTTCGTCGAGCAGGATGAAATGGGGCTCGGTCGCCATGGCCCGGGCGATCTCGACCCGGCGGCGTTCGCCGCCCGAAAGGACACCGCCAAAGCTCGACATGATTTTGGTGATGTGCAGCTCTTCGCTGAGTTGTCCGATCCGCTCATCCTGGATTTTGCGGCTGAGGCCACGGGCTTCCAGCACCAGGCGAATGTTGTCTTCCACCGTCAACCGCCGGAAAACGCTGGATTCTTGGGCCAGGTATCCGATTCCGGCGCGCGCCCGTTGGTGCATCGGCCATCGAGTGATCGGTTTGCCATCGAGTTTGACCACCCCCTGGTTGGGACGGATCAACCCCGTGATCATATAGAAGGTGGTCGTTTTTCCGGCCCCGTTGGGGCCCAAAAGGCCGACAATCTCGCCAGATGTGAATTCCACGCTGACCCCGTCCACCACACGGCGGCGCTTATAGACTTTGACCAAATCGTGGGCGGAAACTTGCATCAACGGCCACCCCCATTTGGCTTGACATCGATTTTCGCCGGGTCTCCGGCCGCGCCATACCGGGTAGGTTTCATGTTCTCATCCAACAAGATGTACACGGTTTGGCCCGAACCTTGGCTCTGATAATCCAGCCCCCCGCCTTCAATGGAAACATTGCCGGTCAACAACAACTTTCCGGCGGGATCCAGCGTCATGCGGTCGCCACGGGCGACAAGGTGAAGGTCGTCGCCATCTTTGGATTTCCCATCGAACGTGACGGTCACCGGGCCCCGGATGCTGGCCTGAGTGACTGGCCTGCCCTTGCCGGCCTTAGTGATATCCGGGGTCGTCACATTCCCGCTGGCACCTTTGAATTCGACCCGGACCGGCCGGCCGTTCCCATCCTTGGCTGTGCGGATGATGGTGAACGGGCTCGCCATTTGGAAAACCGTGCTCGAAGACCGTTGGTTCAGCAACAAGCCGTTGGTGGTGAGGGTCGTGGTGCCCTGAGAATTTGCGGTGACCGACACGGCACCCCGGAGGGTGGCTTGGTCCAGAGAGCGGTTTTGCCCGGCTGGGCCGCTCAAGGTCACCGTGCCAGAACCGGCGGTGATCTTGGCATCCGGGTCTTTGGCAGACACGGTCAAGTTGCCGGAAAACGTAGCGGTCATCGCCAGGCGGTTCGGAGTTTCCTTGAGCGTGACCGCCGGGCTGGAGAGGACGACTTCGTCCGGTTTGCCCGGGTTTTGGCGGAGGATAACCCCGCCAGAAAGCGTGGCAGATAAGAGGTACATCGTGCCCCCGCTGCCCGACCGAATCTGGCCCTTGGCCGCCAACGATTCAAATGCCGCCGACTGGGAATCGGAACGCCCTCGCAAAGGCTTGCCCGAAAATTCGAAGTCGATCGCTTTGGCAGCGGCATCCGATTCAAACATCTGTTCAGAAATGTTCGCAATGCTGAAGTCGCCCGACTTGCTCTTAAATTCGACGCCGGTCAGGTTCTGCGCCAAGACAACCACGGCGGCGGCAATGAAGAGGGTGGTTGCAGTGAGGGGGCGGTTCATTTGAATTTCGAGGGGTTTCCGATCCGGCGGAGATCCGGGGTGGCCCAAACCTCGTCCATTTTCCCCAATGCAAAGTCGGGGCTTTCGATTTGGACGTTCCCAGAAGCGGCAAACAAACGCCGGTCTTCCATCCAGCGGACTTTGTCCGCATGCAGAACGATGTCTTGCTCGGTCGAAGTCACCGAGACTTGGCCGCTCAACACGAGCTTCTTGGAAGCCGTTTCGGCCTTTGCTTCTTCTGCGGCAAGCGTGCTGACCACTTTCTTGCCATCGTACACGTCGCCGGTCACATTGCTGAGGAAGAATTCGGAAGGCGCCCCTTCTTGTAGCCCGGCTCGGGCCGATTCGCCGTGCACTTTCCAAGCGGTTGTGCCGTCATCGTTCGCGCTCTCCAGCATGACGCTGCCCGTTTGGACGACCTTGCGTGGGGCGTTTTCCTTGGCTTTGGCGGCAGAACCAGCAACGGCCGCGCTCGGCTTTGGAGGCCGACCTCTGGCACCGCATCCGACCAATGCGGACAGGGCCAACGTGCTCACGATGTAACGGGCAAGGGGTGCGATGCCGACCTCCGTGCAAACCGGCCCTTGTGCTGACCGGCGAGTTGGCCGCACGCAGCGGCGATGTCGTGTCCCCTTTCCACCCGCTGAGTCACGTTCACCCCGGCCGATTCCAAAGCCATCCGGAACGACCGGACGCGGTCTTTCCCTGGCCGCGAAAAACCGTTCCCCGTATCCACCCAATTGAACGGGATCAAATTGACAACGCTGGGGGTGCCTTGCACCAGCTTGGCCAGAGCCGAAGCCTGGTCGGGGGTGTCGTTGACCCCGTCGATCAAAAGGTATTCGACCGTCACCTTCCGGCCCGTTGCTGCGTGATATTCCTTCATGGCGGCCCAAGTCTCCGCAACATCCCACTTGTTATTGACGGGCATCAGCCTTGAGCGCACCGCATCGATGGGGCTATGGAGCGACAAGGCCAAGTGGATCGGCAACTTGAGCTTAGCCAGTTCCCGGATTTGCGGCACCAAACCCACCGTGCTGACCGTGAGGTGGCGGTAGCTCAACCCGACTTCGGAATGGAACAACTCGAGCGACCGCACGACGTTGTCAAAGTTCAACAACGGCTCGCCCATGCCCATATACACCACATGGCTGATCCGGCGCTCGGTGAGCGATTGCAGCCACAGGTATTGGGCCACGATCTCGTTATGGGTCAGGTTGCGGTCGAACCCGCCCATCCCGGTGGCGCAAAACGTGCAACCCATTGGGCAGCCGACTTGGCTGCTCAGGCAACAGCTGACGCGTTTGGCGTAAGGCAGCAAAACACATTCATAGACTTGGCCGTCTCCGTTGTGAACCAGCAGTTTGTCCACCCCGTCCAGGCTGTGTTTGTG
Above is a genomic segment from Armatimonadota bacterium containing:
- a CDS encoding pre-16S rRNA-processing nuclease YqgF — protein: MALVRRDGMDHLHLDWHAIVPTVELPARAAELQGSHPFGLIVVGNGTRSRAVVDALREKMPSIGILVVDERDTTMIARERYWEHNPRRGWRKLLPATLQVPPEAIDDYAALVLAERVLTSD
- the rlmN gene encoding 23S rRNA (adenine(2503)-C(2))-methyltransferase RlmN, translated to MEPLIGKTTAELEQLALACGEKAFRGRQLSGWIYHKAARSLAEMNDLPKALRTALAESYTVTPLELAAHKHSLDGVDKLLVHNGDGQVYECVLLPYAKRVSCCLSSQVGCPMGCTFCATGMGGFDRNLTHNEIVAQYLWLQSLTERRISHVVYMGMGEPLLNFDNVVRSLELFHSEVGLSYRHLTVSTVGLVPQIRELAKLKLPIHLALSLHSPIDAVRSRLMPVNNKWDVAETWAAMKEYHAATGRKVTVEYLLIDGVNDTPDQASALAKLVQGTPSVVNLIPFNWVDTGNGFSRPGKDRVRSFRMALESAGVNVTQRVERGHDIAAACGQLAGQHKGRFARRSASHPLPVTS
- a CDS encoding OmpH family outer membrane protein, with amino-acid sequence MNKNLSGLGWLVAGVMAMTMFASGFQAGQNKMAVVDMQRILSESKAGKKVRDDMTVQVNLRQGLLEFVNLNKVITPEQATKLESLTLKDSPTQADKDELEKLKTEIRNESKKFESLMQKPSLSDAERAEFNKLADLRRGSDALLNDWNQKFSQQLTNMQDDMLANVLKKARDAAQGVGKKDGYTVIFPTTVAVYASNDITDAAIKAVDESN
- the lpxD gene encoding UDP-3-O-(3-hydroxymyristoyl)glucosamine N-acyltransferase produces the protein MAESQRRYTLSQLAEMVGGEMVGPADLVIHRPVPADSDDDTGISFAENEKFLRTALDSGIAALLVPAETPSISKPCIRVAHPRMAFGIVLAAYERQRELLGIDPTARIHESAQIDPTAAIGPYAVVEADAQVGPQCRVMSHAVIGPGCRLGEACDVFPHAVLVQDVTLGRRCRIHPGAVIGSDGFGYFWNGKAQQKVPQAGGVILGDDVEVGANSCIDRATCGDTVIANGVKIDNLVQIGHNCRIGAHTVMASQVGISGSTVIGERNVFGGQAATSDHVTVGNDMVFGGRSGVMGDMDTPGQYFGTPPVPLSTAMRVLALQGRLPDLYKRMRELEKQIEELKGAAGL
- a CDS encoding DUF3084 domain-containing protein produces the protein MDAVPILFLLAMVLVGGLVAYYGDKIGMAIGKKKLKAWKLRPRQVASLVTFLAGALGTALTIGALFLLSQPVRSWITERKLTEEKLATTKADLSNAQLSVQETRNRLKSVEGERQALTTDIQKKNQELKDAQIEQMTLNSKNKDLDRKGKDLLKKFSRLTGELKSVNSELKTTQSEKVKVEEEIKKSLTQQGVLTNNNQAIQERNLELTKEALDLEKKAEALQKQISQINEEYNALIKASNEADAKFNSQLETYRQELKKAETELSKTLADLQRSRNAMEAAAQGETGANLKLKYTLNNALIFPIGAEVYRAVLPANMSLGDSLRAVEGFKRQLREAAREAGAKEDIDGRIADLLPDYTHPKPISPQDQWEALADGIAGHPVESLVVATAKLNSFEGDFVPIEIHVFENLKVYDQGDLVVSLQIDGRKSVPDIVAQIAAQIGKELPKTLSQKKMIPVVGSDQPYGSLDTDRIIAIALEIKEAGIPLRLQLMAAKETYRADRIQFTYRLRP
- a CDS encoding BamA/TamA family outer membrane protein translates to MDLTKRIWVLLAAVALAGGAWAQTRTVRNVSVEGLKNINEVAIKAVMRLKPGQPVDQASIVRDEEDIRALGFFSKVEILRRDITETDTDLTVLVKEFPVIKEIRIEGNTVVPDSQILPLFDTEEVIGNIWNNNKAQGLTNAIKKIYTDKGYLINFEQFGPIEESEGTLTVKILETVLGNVKLEGLTRTRPETIQRMMKSKPGAPLNMKTIQNDIENLYFTYWFDDIKGGQSVGDRPEVVDITLNFKEARTAQINAGVALDPQSRLVGTASYTESNFRGMGQTVGAEFEMATVGGGLSAQFVFGNRFYDRKDTAMQFKIFSTVQYNFTGNGFVGSGSSADSQFDERQTGFSLNFNRPYGERYRANVGLTARNNRTINLTSTTTGDIVQQDGDLVTLQIGGTYSTAQPYAEPVQGDTIQLLLEPGYSNITKIGGNVAKFSDTLGKSTFLRSTLTVKKYWSKSPTLAPDETPEIGLAKPRPVLAFKFELGHLSGTVPFFEQLFVGGASSLRGYPNQRFWGSTSMLTTLEYRYPIQKSFNIIGFTDWGGAWGGYGVINNFEQSDSPRLHFGYGVGLGFRVPGLGSIRVDLAFDEKGSNRTHFTVGSSF
- the lptC gene encoding LPS export ABC transporter periplasmic protein LptC, whose protein sequence is MSTLALSALVGCGARGRPPKPSAAVAGSAAKAKENAPRKVVQTGSVMLESANDDGTTAWKVHGESARAGLQEGAPSEFFLSNVTGDVYDGKKVVSTLAAEEAKAETASKKLVLSGQVSVTSTEQDIVLHADKVRWMEDRRLFAASGNVQIESPDFALGKMDEVWATPDLRRIGNPSKFK
- the lptB gene encoding LPS export ABC transporter ATP-binding protein: MQVSAHDLVKVYKRRRVVDGVSVEFTSGEIVGLLGPNGAGKTTTFYMITGLIRPNQGVVKLDGKPITRWPMHQRARAGIGYLAQESSVFRRLTVEDNIRLVLEARGLSRKIQDERIGQLSEELHITKIMSSFGGVLSGGERRRVEIARAMATEPHFILLDEPFTGIDPVTIEELQHIIARLAAKGIGILITDHNVEATLNITDRNYILVDGKIIATGDQSAIRANELVRKHYLGQGYDQIAKDRGPRPVRSHQDAPEEHEKD
- a CDS encoding LptF/LptG family permease, with amino-acid sequence MKKIDRLIIGEIFGPWVFGVAIFTVLIMAGSFLFTFTRFLSLGIPLFLVIKLTALLLPGILAKTFSMAMLLGTLLAFGRLSGDSEIVALRAGGVSVVRIMAPVAAFGLMVSLLTYAFTDYVVPGASYQASAMRQTVEKSIDTSQKRPTSRPISEKGKLAGYVVAEDYSLADGTLTNAKILKLSPDGQVESVLEVPKLMFDTLDKWQIYGRSRLHFLNAGNRITVDVADGIWPEGTVRPTESPKDMSAGTEQDLDTRSSHEIRHILETTSDMDKATRINWEFGYWNKFSLPLAALIFGLVGAPLGIRNHRAGTATGFWLSVIIIFGYMLVTNALSIMAQGGAIPAWLASFGPVLVGGIVAIELIRRKNQQ
- a CDS encoding UDP-3-O-acyl-N-acetylglucosamine deacetylase; the protein is MLRAYNRQTVSGTVRIEGPGLHSGASAAASIGPGDAGIRFREPDGDWVAAAPENVTDTSRCTRLGAISTIEHLMAAFAGLEVTDADVVVEGGELPAAAGCATPYVEAIRSAGLTGCGILEIEGPFARIFLQELPTKFAVGLGEGWWRSIYVRDGEFIGRQEFEVELNPESFANEVAPARTFVLESEIEVAKQYGLGQGLDGESCLAIGPLGYLNSARFPDEPARHKLLDCIGDMYLAGVPVAHLDVVAEYTGHKWNVEAARKLAAAVRINRT